The proteins below are encoded in one region of Corynebacterium felinum:
- the panB gene encoding 3-methyl-2-oxobutanoate hydroxymethyltransferase: MSTQGYLLPTKQVRVTDLQALKGQRPWAMLTAYDYATAKLFAEAGIECILVGDSAANVVLGYDTTTKISFDEMAMLAAAVVRGAGNALVVVDLPFGTYEASDEQCVRSATEMLHRTGGHVIKIEGGVRMASRIRALKAAGIAVCAHVGFTPQSVNGLGGFKVQGRGDAADAVRADVTAVVEAGADMVVFEMVPAALAAEITRNCPIPTIGIGAGIDTDAQVLVWHDMAAMFPGGHRPKFVEVFGEVGEQLIRTAAAYKKAVAEKTFPGERHNF, encoded by the coding sequence ATGTCCACCCAAGGTTACTTACTACCCACCAAGCAGGTTCGAGTCACCGATCTTCAAGCCCTGAAGGGCCAACGCCCCTGGGCTATGCTCACCGCCTACGATTACGCCACCGCGAAGCTCTTCGCCGAAGCGGGCATCGAGTGCATTCTTGTCGGTGATTCTGCCGCCAATGTTGTACTCGGCTACGACACCACCACAAAAATCAGCTTTGATGAAATGGCTATGCTTGCAGCCGCTGTTGTCCGCGGCGCCGGCAACGCGCTTGTGGTTGTTGATCTCCCCTTCGGCACTTACGAGGCTTCCGATGAACAGTGCGTGCGTTCGGCAACTGAGATGCTGCACCGCACTGGTGGGCATGTGATCAAGATTGAGGGTGGGGTGCGAATGGCTAGTCGCATCCGCGCGCTGAAAGCCGCTGGCATTGCTGTGTGTGCTCACGTTGGTTTTACCCCACAGTCCGTTAATGGGCTAGGCGGTTTTAAAGTCCAAGGGCGTGGCGACGCCGCCGACGCCGTCCGCGCCGACGTCACCGCTGTCGTCGAAGCAGGCGCGGATATGGTTGTATTCGAAATGGTTCCCGCAGCCTTAGCGGCTGAAATCACTAGGAACTGCCCCATCCCCACTATCGGCATTGGTGCGGGTATCGATACCGACGCCCAGGTATTGGTGTGGCATGACATGGCAGCCATGTTCCCTGGCGGACATCGACCAAAGTTCGTCGAAGTATTTGGCGAGGTTGGTGAGCAACTCATTCGCACGGCGGCCGCCTACAAAAAGGCAGTCGCGGAAAAAACCTTCCCCGGTGAACGCCACAATTTTTAA
- a CDS encoding methylated-DNA--[protein]-cysteine S-methyltransferase, with product MLAHSTYTSPTGNYILCAHNDSVCGIWRDEQAPKKHLTQATANPNHPTLKNLSTWLDKYFAGENPDPTTLKLQLEGTSFQLLVWEELLTIPYGHTESYGAIARRVAKRVGKPNMSAQAIGGAVGKNPISIVIPCHRVVGAKGQLTGYAGGIATKQWLLEHEHKHGFTT from the coding sequence ATGCTTGCCCATTCCACCTACACCTCACCCACAGGTAATTACATTCTCTGCGCCCACAACGACAGCGTCTGCGGGATCTGGCGGGATGAGCAAGCACCCAAAAAACACCTAACCCAAGCCACCGCCAACCCCAACCACCCCACACTCAAAAACCTCAGCACCTGGCTAGACAAGTACTTCGCCGGGGAAAACCCAGACCCAACCACACTCAAACTGCAGCTCGAAGGAACCTCCTTCCAACTGCTCGTGTGGGAAGAACTACTTACCATCCCATACGGACACACCGAAAGCTACGGCGCAATAGCGCGCCGGGTGGCGAAGCGTGTAGGCAAGCCGAATATGAGTGCGCAAGCTATAGGGGGCGCAGTGGGCAAGAACCCGATTTCCATTGTGATCCCGTGCCATCGTGTTGTTGGGGCTAAGGGGCAGTTAACTGGTTATGCCGGTGGGATTGCGACCAAACAGTGGCTGCTTGAACACGAACACAAGCATGGATTCACAACGTAA
- the panC gene encoding pantoate--beta-alanine ligase — MTHILYTIEELKKQRATHNGPVVLVPTMGALHEGHLSLVRLAQQIPAATVIVSIFVNPLQFAEGEDLDAYPRTLEADVDKLTAVGADYVFAPSPRDMYPQGPRTTIHPGPAGTVLEGASRPTHFAGVLTVVHKLFALTNCTHAIFGEKDYQQLLLIKQMVADLNLNVNIIAAPIVREKSGLAQSSRNQYLSAQQTQLATTLWRALAAGQQQHTKETILHSAHAILETEPDIKLDYLALRHNDLVSEPTAGENRLLVAATVGKTRLIDNVAVTLN, encoded by the coding sequence ATGACCCACATTCTTTACACCATTGAAGAGCTGAAAAAACAGCGCGCCACCCACAACGGCCCCGTAGTTTTGGTCCCCACCATGGGAGCTTTACACGAAGGGCACTTAAGCCTCGTACGCCTAGCCCAACAAATCCCAGCGGCCACCGTCATCGTGAGCATCTTCGTCAACCCACTGCAATTCGCGGAAGGCGAAGACCTCGACGCATACCCGCGCACACTTGAAGCCGACGTCGACAAGCTCACAGCAGTCGGCGCCGACTACGTCTTCGCACCCAGCCCCCGCGACATGTACCCACAAGGACCTCGAACAACGATCCACCCCGGCCCAGCCGGAACGGTACTAGAAGGCGCATCCCGCCCCACCCATTTCGCCGGCGTACTCACAGTCGTGCACAAACTTTTTGCGCTCACGAACTGCACCCACGCCATATTTGGCGAAAAAGACTACCAGCAACTTCTACTCATCAAACAGATGGTTGCCGACCTCAACCTCAACGTGAACATCATCGCTGCACCCATCGTGCGCGAAAAATCCGGCCTCGCGCAAAGCTCCCGCAACCAGTACTTGAGTGCGCAACAAACCCAGCTTGCCACCACACTATGGCGCGCACTCGCCGCCGGGCAACAACAGCACACAAAAGAAACAATCCTTCACTCAGCCCACGCCATCCTTGAAACAGAACCTGACATCAAACTCGACTACCTCGCACTCCGCCACAACGACCTGGTTAGCGAACCCACCGCGGGGGAAAACCGCCTCCTCGTCGCCGCCACAGTGGGCAAAACCCGCCTGATCGACAACGTTGCAGTAACCCTCAACTAA
- a CDS encoding Tex family protein, translated as MTLSINAAIASTVAHELGVDTAQVLAAITLLDEGNTVPFIARYRKEVTGGLDDSQLRRLEERLGYLRELEDRKQTILAAIDEQGKLTDALRTLIVECETKARLEDLYLPFKKRRKTKADSAREAGLEPLLDQLIDAPTNNPVSLASQFVCAGFEDEKKALEGARAILVDRFALDADLVGEVRERLYNTGTMVATVIEGKETEGAKFKDYFEFSEPFHTLPSHRILALFRAEAEGVIHLSLDAGDEQAYTGMIASHCGLDTSSAWLADAIAWGWKTKLYVSASLDTRMRLKEKAEVGALDVFARNLKDVLLAAPAGQRATLGLDPGYRNGVKCAVVDGTGKVVDTLFVYPHQPQNQWSQAVQQLAAQCATHSVDLIAVGNGTASRETEKLASEVAALIAQAGGKKPTPVVVSESGASVYSASEIAAKEFPTMDVSLRGAVSIARRLQDPLAELVKIDPKAIGVGQYQHDVNQTQLAKTLDAVVEDAVNAVGVDLNTASGPLLSRVAGINPTIAENIVAYRDENGSFASRAALKKVPRLGPKAFQQCAGFLRINGGKDPLDSSAVHPEAYPVVRKIATATGLSIPELIGNTAVLRTLTPADFADETFGVPTVEDIVKELDKPGRDPRPEFKTATFKEGVEKITDLNPGMILEGTVTNVAAFGAFVDIGVHQDGLVHISALSTTFVSNPHDVVRSGDVVKVKVIDVDVARKRIGLSMRLDDEPGQKTTPARTRERRENKQHTKNTNTRRNQPAGGSLADALKRAGF; from the coding sequence ATGACACTTTCCATTAATGCTGCCATTGCTTCTACCGTGGCCCATGAGCTGGGTGTGGACACCGCACAAGTTCTAGCCGCAATCACCTTGTTGGATGAGGGGAATACGGTTCCGTTTATTGCCCGCTACCGCAAAGAAGTAACAGGTGGGCTTGATGATTCCCAGCTGCGCCGACTCGAGGAGCGCTTGGGGTATCTGCGGGAGCTTGAAGATCGGAAGCAGACTATCCTGGCTGCGATTGACGAACAAGGCAAACTCACCGACGCCCTGCGCACCCTGATTGTTGAGTGTGAGACCAAGGCGCGCCTGGAAGATCTGTACTTACCGTTTAAAAAACGCCGCAAAACCAAGGCAGACAGCGCCCGCGAGGCAGGGTTGGAGCCCCTGCTCGATCAGCTTATCGACGCCCCCACGAACAATCCCGTATCGCTTGCCTCGCAGTTTGTGTGCGCAGGTTTCGAGGATGAAAAGAAAGCGCTGGAAGGTGCGCGCGCCATTTTGGTTGATCGCTTTGCCCTCGATGCGGACTTGGTGGGTGAAGTGCGCGAACGCCTTTATAACACGGGCACGATGGTGGCAACGGTGATTGAAGGTAAAGAAACGGAAGGGGCAAAGTTCAAAGATTATTTTGAATTTTCCGAACCTTTTCACACCCTGCCATCGCATCGCATTTTGGCGCTATTTCGGGCAGAAGCTGAAGGGGTAATTCACCTTTCTCTCGATGCGGGCGATGAGCAAGCGTATACCGGAATGATTGCCTCACACTGTGGTCTGGATACCTCCTCGGCGTGGCTTGCCGATGCCATCGCCTGGGGGTGGAAAACCAAACTGTATGTTTCTGCCAGCCTAGATACTCGCATGCGGTTGAAAGAAAAAGCAGAAGTAGGCGCACTAGATGTGTTTGCCCGCAACCTCAAAGATGTGCTTCTAGCCGCACCGGCCGGCCAACGCGCCACACTGGGGCTTGATCCCGGCTACCGCAACGGTGTCAAATGTGCTGTTGTGGATGGCACAGGCAAGGTAGTAGATACTTTGTTCGTCTACCCACACCAGCCACAAAACCAGTGGTCGCAGGCGGTACAGCAGTTGGCCGCGCAGTGCGCTACCCACAGTGTGGACCTTATTGCGGTGGGCAATGGTACCGCATCAAGGGAAACAGAAAAGCTTGCCTCTGAAGTAGCAGCCTTAATCGCGCAGGCCGGCGGGAAAAAACCCACCCCAGTGGTGGTCAGTGAATCCGGCGCCTCAGTCTATTCGGCCTCGGAAATTGCGGCAAAGGAATTTCCCACCATGGATGTGTCCTTACGCGGTGCGGTCTCCATTGCGCGTCGTCTGCAAGACCCTTTGGCTGAGCTGGTCAAAATTGACCCCAAGGCCATCGGTGTGGGCCAATACCAACACGATGTGAACCAAACCCAGCTGGCAAAAACCCTCGACGCTGTGGTTGAAGATGCCGTCAACGCCGTGGGCGTGGACCTAAATACCGCATCTGGCCCACTACTTTCCCGCGTCGCCGGTATCAACCCCACCATTGCGGAAAACATCGTCGCCTACCGCGATGAAAACGGCAGTTTCGCCTCCCGCGCCGCATTAAAGAAAGTACCCCGCCTAGGGCCAAAAGCATTCCAGCAGTGCGCCGGATTCTTACGCATTAACGGTGGCAAAGACCCACTCGACTCCTCCGCCGTGCACCCCGAGGCCTACCCAGTGGTGCGCAAGATCGCAACAGCTACCGGTTTGAGCATTCCTGAGCTCATTGGAAATACCGCAGTGCTCCGCACCCTTACACCCGCCGATTTCGCCGATGAAACCTTCGGCGTACCCACCGTTGAGGATATTGTCAAAGAATTAGACAAACCCGGCCGCGACCCACGCCCCGAGTTCAAAACCGCAACCTTTAAAGAAGGCGTGGAAAAAATCACCGACCTAAACCCTGGCATGATCCTCGAAGGCACAGTCACCAACGTGGCAGCATTCGGCGCCTTCGTCGACATCGGAGTACACCAAGACGGCCTGGTGCACATCTCCGCCCTGAGCACCACATTCGTCTCCAACCCCCACGATGTTGTGCGCTCCGGCGACGTAGTAAAAGTCAAGGTCATCGACGTCGATGTAGCCCGCAAACGCATCGGCTTAAGCATGCGCCTAGACGACGAACCAGGGCAAAAAACCACACCTGCCCGCACACGCGAGCGCCGCGAAAACAAACAGCACACCAAAAACACCAACACACGTCGAAACCAACCAGCCGGAGGCTCCCTCGCCGATGCCCTCAAACGCGCCGGGTTTTAA